The window CCACGGCGAGGCGCGGCGGGTCTCCGAGGTGATGGGGGAGATCGCGGCGGCGAGCGAGCAGCAGACGACGGGGATCGGCCAGGTCAACGTCGGCGTGGAGCAGATGAACCAGATGACGCAGGCCTCGGCGGCGAACTCGGAAGAGTCGGCGTCGGTGGCCGAGGAACTGGCGGGGCAGGCCTCGGAGATGCACCGGCTGGTGGAGATGTTCCGGCTGAGCGGCGCCGCGGCGCCGCTCCGGGCCTTCTCCTCGGCGCCGGCCGCGCCGCGGCCGTCGGCGCCGGCGCCGTTCCGCGCGGCCTCGGCTTCGTCCGGACGCCGGCCGTCGCCCGAGGCGCTCATTCCGCTCGACGACGACGAGGAGCGCTTGAAGTCGTTCTGAGCCCGGTTTCGACGAGGGGCGGCCGCCCGGACGCTCGGCCCGGCGGCCGCCCCCCGCGTTGCACGAGGGGACGCATGTGACGCTCTACCGCAAGGCGCTGCTCAACCTCGCTGTGGTCTTGGTCCTCGCCGCGGTCGCCGTCTGGGCGGTCGCGCAGTGGGTCGTCGTCCGCGGCTTCGACGAGATCGAATACGCCGACGCGGAGCAGCACCTTCAGCGGGCGGTCGCGGCGCTCGAGAACCGCCTCGCCGACGCCGACCGCTTCGCCCGCGACTGGGGCTCTTGGGACGACGCCTACCGCTACGTCGAGGAGCGCGGCAAGGAGTTCGAGCGGTCCAACCTCGACGGCGCCGCCCTCGTCGCCTCGGAGGTCGAGATCGTCGCCTTCTTCGACGCCAAGGGGAACTTCGTCGCCGGGCGGCGGCGGAACGGACGGAACGACCCGTACGCGCCGCTGGAGCGGGCGTCGCTCGCCGATCTCGTCGGCCCGACGCTCGCCGGCGGACCGCCGGTCGCGCGCAAGGGCGTGGCCCTCGCCGGCGGACGGCCGCTGCTCGTGGCGGCGCGGCCGATCCTCCCCAGCTCCGAGATCGGCGCGCCCAAGGGCTGGCTGGTGATGGCGCGGCCGTTCGACCGGGAAACCGTCCACGGGTTGACGCGCGACCTGCTGCTCGACCTGCACGTCGAATCGCTCGACGCGCCGGACGCCGCCGTTCCGCGGGCCGCGCTCGGCCGCGGCGACAAGACGGCGGTCGAGGCGGCGAACGACGACGCGCTGCTCGTCCACGGGATCCTGAAGGACATCGAAGGGCGCCCCGCGCTGGCGCTGGGGGTGGAGATCGACCGGACGATCCACCGTCGCGGCGTCGCGACCGCGCGCTTGATGCTCGTCTCGCTGGCGCTGGTCGGCGCGCTGATCGGGATCGTCGTGCTGCACCGGATCGCGGGGGAGGTCGCGCGGCGGGTCGAGACGATGGAGCGGCGGCTGGCGGCGATCGCCGCGGGCGGCGACTTCTCCGGCCGCCTCGACGTCGGCGGCGAGCGGGACGAACTCGACCATCTGGCCGAGGGCGTCAACGGAACGCTCGCCGCCCTGCAGCGGGCGCGCGACGCGCAGGCGGCCAACGAGCGCGCCTACCGGGAACTGGTCCAGACGGCGAGCCAGGCGATCATCATCGTCGAAGAGGGGAAGATCGTCTTCGCCAACGCCATGGCCGAGGAGATGGGGGGGATCCCCGCCGCGGAGCTCGTCGGCGCCTCGGCCTTCTCCCGCGTCCACCCGCAGGACCGCGGGATGGTGCAGGAGCGCTACGCGGCGCTCGTCGCCGGCCGGGGCTCGGCCGGGCCGCTGGAGTGCCGGCTGCTGGACGCATCGGGCACGGTGAAGTGGATCCACCTCACGTCGACTCCGGTCGCCTGGCGCGGCGCGCCGGCGATCTCCTGCATCGCCGTCGACGTCTCCGCCGAGCGGCGCGCGCAGGAGGACCTGTCGCGGGCGAAGGACGCCGCCGAGGCGGCGAGCCGGATGAAGTCGCTGTTCGTCTCCACCGTCTCGCACGAGATCCGCACGCCGCTCAACTGCATCGTCGGCTTCGCGGAGCTGGCCGCGCGCGCCTCGTCGCTGGAGGAGGCGCGCGGGACGTCGCGGACGATCCTCAAGGAGTCGGAGACGCTGCTCGCGCTGATCAACGGCCTGCTGGACCACGCGAAGA is drawn from bacterium and contains these coding sequences:
- a CDS encoding response regulator, whose amino-acid sequence is MTLYRKALLNLAVVLVLAAVAVWAVAQWVVVRGFDEIEYADAEQHLQRAVAALENRLADADRFARDWGSWDDAYRYVEERGKEFERSNLDGAALVASEVEIVAFFDAKGNFVAGRRRNGRNDPYAPLERASLADLVGPTLAGGPPVARKGVALAGGRPLLVAARPILPSSEIGAPKGWLVMARPFDRETVHGLTRDLLLDLHVESLDAPDAAVPRAALGRGDKTAVEAANDDALLVHGILKDIEGRPALALGVEIDRTIHRRGVATARLMLVSLALVGALIGIVVLHRIAGEVARRVETMERRLAAIAAGGDFSGRLDVGGERDELDHLAEGVNGTLAALQRARDAQAANERAYRELVQTASQAIIIVEEGKIVFANAMAEEMGGIPAAELVGASAFSRVHPQDRGMVQERYAALVAGRGSAGPLECRLLDASGTVKWIHLTSTPVAWRGAPAISCIAVDVSAERRAQEDLSRAKDAAEAASRMKSLFVSTVSHEIRTPLNCIVGFAELAARASSLEEARGTSRTILKESETLLALINGLLDHAKIEAGRMELDPRAADLRAWLADIAAGTRTRAAAKGLEFWIEVGPNVPRFVVFDALRLRQVLQNLLSNALKFTRAGWVGVSVAIVERTPREVSLRFAVQDTGIGIPRNKQATIFESFAQADGGTTRRYGGTGLGTTIARRLVELMGGTMSLESEEGKGSTFSFVVSFPTAEAAAAEEEAPASAAAPAGGRRGRALLIEDYEPNQELARAHLEADGWTVDAADGGAIGVEAACATAYDLILMDVSMPDMDGCEATRRIRREGASRGAPIVAVTAHAGEDVRRRCLAAGMNDIIAKPIRRDSFLAACARWAGAAAASSPRLSPSAPAGRTSASATRPAPSAAGGPTSSPAPAEDAPAGGPPAAGAPAGDAPLAWDRGVSEFGGDEALFARILRQFLTRSADDVAAIEASAAAGDRDAARAVAHRLRGGALNLGADALGEAARLVEEAADDPSASLPPPAARLREERGRLLHWAEDRLHRG